ATTTATGACTGTTTCTTTTTTTACtctttctattttatttattttcaaatgttatttttttattttatttttctctaattttccatttttaaaaatattttctatatattttttcttttaaatatatttatatttttattttattgcattttataTTTCAATGTtatgtttagttttattttaattttatagtgtttattttaatttaacatcattttggtttattttattttagttttctaTAATTGTATAGTGTTTTATTtcgttttaatttattttatcattttgatGTATTTGTAAAACTAAATGTCACTGAAAATGTCACATCCCAGtagaaagttttgattttgatgaatcaacatttccatcagaaaattttcAATCGGCATCTAGGCAAGGTGTGGGCTTCACCCAGAATCCCAGgactggtccacactaggactttaattcgaatttagcagtgttaattcgaattaaccgtgcactcgtccacaccacgaagctatttaatttgacatagagggctctttagttcgatttctgtactcctccccgacgaggggagtagcgctaaattcgacatggccatgtcgaattaggctaggtgtggacggaaatcgaccttagtagctccgggagttatcccacagtgcaccactctgttgacgctctggacagcagttcgagcttggatgttctgatcaggcacacaggaaaagccctgggaaaatttgaattccttttcctgtctggccagtttgaatctcatttcctggttggacatcggggcgagctcagcagcaccggcaacgatgcagagctctccagcagaggagttcatgcaatctctgaatagaaagagggccccagcatagactgaccgggaagtcttggatctgatcggtgtgtggagcgaggagtctgtgcttttggagctgcgctccaaaaaacggaatgcaaagacactccggagcctgccaccactgccccaccagtgaccatggactctgacgatgggatagtgtcgacggccagttcctcggcgatgttcgtggatggggaagatgaggaagggtttgtggaggacgaggcaggcgacagcacttacaacgctggtttccctgacagagcccccctgcagtgtatctgcaaccgccctccaccgccacaaagtcccatacccccctcacccaaaataaccagaaggaggggcaccaggggccgtgaaaactgtcactgcaccccagcagagtgctcaagtacccaaaagctctcataccctaaattttgagaagttcttcccttcctgactcacccaagccccaaacccagtttcatcccctaactgtctagttaattattaaaaattgtttgctgttaattactgtttccgtcatgtttttttacagaagactgtgtttgaaggggggtggggtggggaagggggttggtaattgcataggacagtcacctttaccagggtacagacacaggggcaggatcagcagcaggtcacacacacagtgcagtcagtaggcaccctggtcggtatgggaggtggtttccaggttctgtgtgggtgtggggggacgtgactttgtagcgggggagggcggtttacagatcttatgcagcggtccttgtcctggactgcagagtcacgcagcagaggaatctgtatccatcctcctccgccacaaggtcacatagcccccacacacagaatcccaaaaaggagggatggcaggctccgttgaaacaaccagtccggcactgcagactgctctaggagcaggagcctgtcattcctcgagtttagaggcggtctttacatcaccgcacaccctacgcagcacagtctgtgtcccagtttcatccctttaacgcaaagtcattaataaagaaacctttgttaagtaacaatggaacatgtattttatttttacacgtgtgttggaagtgggggaaacggggtgaatggggtaATTAACTGCAGAGgcgagtcaacagtaactgggtaaagaaacaggggcaggttcagtttctctgtaaagaaactgaacagtcacaggtcacgctgctcgctgctcgctggtacttgaagagttccttgtcgctgtccaaggcacctgtatagggcttcatgagccagggcattagcgggtaggctgggtccccgagaatcactataggcatctgcacacccccaacagttattttgtggtccgggaagatgttggtaaaacgtcccctatggtccaccagtgcttgcagcaccattgaaaaatagcccgatttctcagcagctgactgtggaagaggtggacgataaggtgcgaggaggtgaaaatggccataactgcagcgggctccatgctcgcagtgctgtggcgtccgtgctgtcactgaccagaaaagtgcacgaacagattgcccgcaggcgctttcagggagggagggcgtgattgacggttcaatgatgacagttacccaaaaccaccctctacacattttttcccccagcaggcattgggggctctacccagcattccaatgggcagcggggactgcgggaactgtgggatagcttcccacagtgcaccgcttccaaagtcgatgctggccccgttaatgtggactcacaaagttgaattagtgtccttagtgtggatacacaaattcgacttcgtaaggtcgattccacaaattcgacttaagttgaatcgaactactcttgtagtgtagacatacccccagttATGTATTGCAGTATTATCTCTTATCCAGATTATCCCTAGTAATAGACTTTAATTATCCTCAGTGAGTGCTTGGCCACATAAAGAGACTGGGAATTTCCTCTCTAAATGACTCTCTGGCTGATGACTGCAATGATGATGGGGAGGTGAGATTCTTCCAGTTGTCTGATTTCCACTAAAATCAGGCCCTGATAATCCCCTATGTGATGCTCTAGGCAGAGGAAAACTCTTTGAGATGCCCTCACCCAAAGCCCAAACTTCAGGTCCCTAAACCCCTCACATTCTAGACCGTAACCCCAGAGGTCACTGCCTCATCCCTGTATTCAGAGCCTATGTAATCAATACCGAGAAGAACATTCAATTTTCAGAATGTCACTAAGCAGTTTGAATCAACAATATCCCTTGGCAGAGAAATTTAAAAGTTAATATGTGATGAATTCAAAGCAGCCTAAATATTGATCTACATGATACAGCACAAATGAAATCAAATGATGACCACCTAAAAAGGCTTAGGAGGTGAGGGTTTGGACTGGCACCACCTCACTCATGGTGAGTTGGTTTCTGTTCAGGACAATGGAACCTTCTGAAGTCTAAACCAAGCCGATCCACAGCCAGCAAAATTGTGGGATGTTTTACCAGCCCAAAAGAGGCTGTGAGAATTCAGGGAATCCAGTGCCTACACCTTCAATTGCCAGACTCTTCCTGGCAGAGACATAACGAGggcaaggtgagtgaggcacttgcctcaggcgtGGCAAGTGAGGGGCACAGAAAGTCTCTcttttggcagcaattcagcggcaagtccttccctccgagagggactgagggatccACCGCCAAATTGTCACTGGTCGTCGGCaagggagaggggcggcacatccggctcttttgcagaaattcggcgacgggtccccctagtccctcttggagggaaggacctgcagctgaattgctgccaaagaatggtGCAATTCCTCCGAGAGGAACCAGCCACCAAAGAGCCAAACGTACTGCCCCTGACCCTTGCCCCGGGAGCAAAAATCCCTAGATATGGCTCTGTCTCCTGGTCATCTGGTTTTCCTACCACTAGTATCAGCTCCTGGGAGCAGAATGAAGGGAGTAAAGCttattctgttgccaatcagaaAAAATAGGGTTTTCACACAAATGTGAGCTTGCCTTAGCAGCGAGTTTGTGTGTCAGTTTTTCTCATTCACTCTCAGATGTCATAAGCCTCCATTATATGACTCCAAGCCCCCCGCCTGTGTGCTCAGCCCAGTATTTGTGTGGGTGACCTGAAGGAGAGGGAGCATTTGAACATTAATGCATTTAAATTGATAATGTGATACTGACATTTATTAAATGTCGTTCTTGTTCTCTTGTAGAGTTTGGCTCATTTCCGCCATGGCAGATGCAGAACAGGGAAATCAAACCTCCTtcacagaattcatcctcctgggatttgGGTCTGTCCCTGAACTGCAGATCCTTCTCTTTCTGCTCTTCCTTGTTATTTACATTGTGACCGTGGCTGGGAACATCCTCATTGTTGTGCTAGTTGTGACTGAccagcaccttcacacccccatgtacttcttcctggggaacttggCTTGCTTGGAGATCTGTTACACCTCGACCATCCTCCCCAGGATGCTGGCCAGTTTCCTGACTGGGAACAAGACCATTTCTGTTGGTGGCTGCATCACACAATATTACTTTGTTGGCTTCCTTGCAGGCACCGAGTGTTATCTCCTGGCAGTGATGTCTTATGATCGATACCTAGCGATATGCAAACCACTGCATTATGCAACCCTTATGAATGGCAGTTTCTGCCTCCAGCTAGCAGCTGGGTCTTGGATAAGTGCATTGCTAGCTAGTTCCACAGTAATTCTTATGATGTTACAATTAACTTTCTGCGGCCCCAATGAAATTGATCATTTTTTCTGTGAATTTACACAAATAATAAATCTCTGCCGCAACGACATCTACCAAATGGAGCTTTTAATTACCATTCTGTCTGCTTTATTCACCCTGCCCCCATTTGCATTAACTGGGACATCCTACGTGTGTATCATCTCCACCATCTTGCGAATCCCTTCCACCACTGGAAGGCAAAAGGCATTTTctacctgctcctctcacctcatcgTGGTGACAATTTTCTATGGGACCCTGATCATTGTGTATCTGCTACCAAAAAACAACACACTCAGAGACCTCAACAAAGTGTTCTCTGTCTTCTACACAATTCTGACTCCTATTGCCAATCCCTTCatatacagcctgagaaacaaagaggtgAAAGAGGCTCTGAGAAAAAAAATGCCAGTAAATGTGTAAATtaatatctcatgatttttaagccattcTCCTCTTTTTTCCACACCTGTCTCATTAAGTTTGCACATTTGGGGTTGAATTTACGGGCTTGTCTTTGGGTCAGTCTACCCTGCAATCATGGGGTGTGATTTCAGCTAGTGTAGACAGTCCCCAGCGAGCTTTACTTTAGCTACCAAGTACTGGAGCATTAAAGCTGAGGCAGCACATGCTTCAGCTGAGACTAGCCAAGCAAGTAAGTTCATAGGATTCCAGGTGGGCTGCTATAGCCCAGGCTGAAGCtcaggctgctgcagctccattgcTCCGGTACCTGAGCTAGATAGATTAAAGCTGACTCAGGTGTGTCTACGTGAGCTGCAGTAACATTACGTTATTGCAGTTCAGACATACCCCTAACTGCAACGTTAGCTCGAGGCCCAACTTGAGTTTAACTCGAGCTGTGACTTttgtcttttatatatatatatatatatacacacacacacacacacaatcataaAACCAATCAATtatgtgttttggggtttttttactgCACCCTGGATTTCTTAACAATTTAAGGCAGAGCAGTTTTGTTGGGTTGTCTTCTGTATTTTGGTCTATTTGTTTAGGTAAAACTCTTAAAAGCAAGCTAATACTATTTTTGAAAGAGCCCCATTAAAAATTTAGAATGCTATAACATGtctttttatgttttattttattattgtacaAACCTTCTTTACATGTGGGTTTTGTACAATATTGCTATTCCCCTGAAACTTATGTCTTCACAATTTACATTCCTGTAAGCTAGAGATGACATTACAATGAATATCTCCTCACTTCAGTTTTCAGTGGCAATGATTCCAAGGTGCAAAATCCAGATACAAAGTCTGGGGACATTcaaatgaaagaaaatgttttgagACCTTCCAGTAAGCTGACCATTGGGTCTAACTCACTAGGGCTCTCCGGCTGCTGCGTGCACCTCCTTGAAATACATGGTTAAGCCGAGCTAAGCCCCAGtgtagtgtgatagacccaggccagttgggaacagcagagtagtagaagagagatatactggccactgaaTAAGcatttttctgttccctgagtgaccagagcaggggctgctccaggccaatgagaacacctgactccaattaacctgctaagagtcaggtgaggctgttaagcacctgactctaattaaggcccctctgattcTATAaaagagctcactccagtcaagccgaagggagccagaggagaggaagtgcatgcgAGCaagcgaggaactgggagcaagaggcatgcaagaggcatgcaagaagtgagtaggcatactggtggaggactgagaagtacaagcattatcagaaaTCAGGAGGAAggttctgtggtgaggacaaagaaggtgttgagaggaggccatggggaagtagcccagggagttgtagctgtcgtgcaactgtaccaggaggcactctagacagctgcaatccacagggctctgggctggaacctggagtagagggcgggcctgggttcctcccaaacctcccaactcctgatcaaaaaCAGGAGGAACTGagctggactgtggcttctaccagaggggaaggtctctgggctgtttcctgacccacagggtgaatctgtgaggtgagcaaatccaccaataagcacaggacccaccaaggtataGAAGGAACTTTgtcagtgtgtatatatataaataattatgGACCAGTCATGGAGATATGATCTTGCACACTGACTCACACAAGGAGTCCATACTTATCTTTGTGTGCCTGTTGAATTCATGCACATCAGAATCATGACTCCCTCAAAGCAAGTGCAGAGTCTGGGTGTTGCCTGCTTCTGGCCACCTGACACATTTTGGAGGAAAATTAGAACACCAAGCCAAAGCCTTAAAATACACTGcactccctgctcccaccctAAGGTCTGAAGAACAATGTGTATCCTCCCTGATCATGGATTACTTATTCTTGGAGTCTGGATGACTTTGCAAGTAAATACCTTAATTAGTCATGAGAATAAAATAATTAAGAATGAACTCTGCTTGAAATGTAGCTTCTGCCATTTCCTTGCTTTCTCCCAAGTGATCTTAAAACTGGAATAAACATACTCTTCACACTTTTCAGAGCATTAATCCTCATTTCAAATAAGTGTGTAGGCTACATTTGAAGATATTAGGATTTAATGAAGCTAAATTGTTAAGAAAAGTTGTCTAATCATTAGATTAAGAATAAATTATGCAAATGGCCTAGTCAGTAGGTCAGGTCACTCTAAACTTGGGCCATGGTGACATCGGAGGCAACTCAACCAATCCTCAGTCTTCCTCTCCTGATAATTTACACACTACACTTCTATTAGGTGAAATAACTCCAAGGGAAGGTAACTGTATGTGGGCCAAGAGTTCTCATTGATGGCTTGGCCCCCCACTGGTGTTACTCAAGGCTCCATGGCCACAAGCTACCTACTCCTGTGCTTCATCAGAGTGGTGGTGGTTCTCCATTACGCTGTGCAAGGACCAGCCAAGGAAAGGATTTTTGACTCAAGAAGGCACAGTTCCCTCCTCTCTGCCACCCCTTGCTCTCTGGCAACAGTAATTTGCTGCTGGACAGATCATTGGGGCAGGAAATTAAAATTCTACCATTCCCTGATTGTTCTTGGCCACAGCTTGTTAAACTcgtccacatccttcttaaagtgtagtgaacataagaacggctgtaccgggtcagaccaaaggtccatctagcccagtatactgtctacagacagtggccaatgccagaaggagtgaacctaacaggcaatgatcaagtgatctctctcctgccatccatctccatcctctgacaaacagagactagggacaccattccttactcatcctggctaatagccatttatggacttaacaaccatgaatttatccagttctcttttaaacgctgttatagtcctagccttcacaacctcctcaggaaaggagttccacaagttggctgtgtgctgcgtgaagaagaacttccttttatttgttttaaacctgctgcctcttaatttcatttggtgccccctagttcttgtattatgggaacttttccttatacactttctccacatcactcatgattttatatacctctatcatatccccccttagtctcctcttttccaagctgaagagtcctagcctctttaatctttactcatatgggaccctctccaaaaccctaatcattttagttgcccttttctgaaccttttctagtgccagtatatcttttttgaggtgaggagaccacatctgtacacagtattcgagatgtgggcataccatggatttaaataagggcaataatacattctcagtcttattctctatctcctttttaatgattcctaacatcctgtttgcttttttgactgcctctgcacactgcgtggacatcttcagataACTGTGCACGATGActcaaagatctttttcctgattcgttgtagctaaattagcccccatcatattgtatgtatagttggggttattttttccaatgtgcattactttacatttatccacattaaatttcatttgccattttgttgcccaatcacttagttttgtgagatctttttgaagttcttcacagtctgctttggtcttaactatcttgagcagtttagtatcatctgcaaactttgctacctcactgtttatccctttctccagatcatttatgaataaattgaataggactggtcctaggactgacccttggggaacaccactagttacccctctccattttgagaatttaccattaattcctaccctttgttccctgtcttttaaccagttctcaatccatgaaaggaccttcccttttataccatgacagcttaatttacataacagcctttggtgagggaccttgtaaaaggctttctggaaatctaagtatactatgtccactgtatcccccctgtccacatgtttgttgaccccttcaaagaactctaataaattagtaagacatgatttccctttacagaaaccatgttgactattgctcaacggtttatgtttttctatgtgtctgacaattttattcttaactattgtttcgactaatttgcccggtaccgacgttagacttaccggtctgtaattgccgggatcacctctagagccttttctaaatattggcattacattagctaacttccagtcattgggtaccgaatccgatttaaatgacaggttacaaatcttaggcctggtctactctaggactttaattcgaatttagcagcgttaattcgaattaaccgcgcacccgtccacaccaggaagccatttaattcgacctagagggctctttagttcgaattcggtactccaccccgacgaggggagtagcgctaaattcgacatggctatgtcgaattaggctaggtgtggatgcaaatcgaacttagtagctccgggagctatcccacactgcaccactgtgttgacgctccggacagcagtccgagctcagatgttctgatcagccacacaggaaaagccccaggaaaatttgaattccttttcctgtctggccagtttgaatctcagttcctggttggacatctgggcgagctcagcagcactggcagcgatgcagagctctccagcagaggagtccatgcaatctcagagtagaaagagggccccagcatggactgaccgggaagtcttggatctgatcgctgtgtggggtgatgagtgagctgcgctccaaaaaacagaatgcaaagacctacgagaaggtctccaaagccatggcactcagaggatacagccgggatgcaacgcagtgccgcgtgaaaatcaaggacgtgagacaaggctaccaaaaaatcaaagcggcaaacggacgctccggagcccagccccagacatgccccTTCTACGAGGCACttcatgccattctcggtgggtctgccaccactgccccaccagtgaccgtggactctgaggatgggatagtgttgacgggcagttcctcggcgatgttcgccaatggggaagatgaggaagggtttgtggaggacgaggcaggcgacagcgcttacaatactgctttccccgacagccaggatctcttcatcaccctcacagagatcccctaccaaccctccccggccgttaacccggactctgaatcaggggaaggatcagtcggtaagtgctataaacatgtaaacatttattttttaaaaaacaggaataaaaactatatgaaaagaaggtcaatgcatatagggatcgaacagaaatcctcttgggacagttccacgaagctctcctagaggtactcgaaaagcctccgcaggaggttcctggggagaggtgccttattgggtgctccgtggaagcacactcttctgcgccaggccatcctgaggtatagtgggagcattgcctcgaccagcatggcagcatagggccctggtctgtgcagggattcacgcagcatgcactctctgtttctcctggtgacctgcctcagggtgatcttgctcggcgactgctgcatctaattaggggaattattttaatgttactattgtgaatgcttgacttttcctttgcataacaatgaccgtcgtttaacagccacgtggtggaggctgcagaggaaaagcatacagggatctttcccggggacagccgggaggggctggaacagggtcagactttatgctttccagattgcctgcagcaggagggcactgctttccattaactgttaagcagactaaagtttacggcttaccaggcctggctgctacacggattctgctgtcctgccccgcttgtccgatctccagtgcaagaccccaggcaatgaaagcgaatgccgaaaattcgaacttgtcctgagagcacatgagattaggtgccctgtatggtcttgttcacagaaactgagtagactgtgttcagtgttcgcaaacatgtatctttacaaggaaatcacttcctttttcccatcacacagctgcggctctttcccgaactgccccggcatccccctcgcagaagctggcgcagattaggcggcgaaagaaaaagactcgggatgagatgttcgctgaactgatggcctgctccagagctgaggcggcccagcagagccagtggagggagaccctctctcagcagcagcactcacacagcgaacgggaggacaggtggcggcaggaagaccagcaggcgactcaaacgctgcttggactaatgagggagcaaacggacacgctccggcgccttgtggatgttctgcaggaccgcaggcaggagcacagagcccccctgaactgtatctgcaaccgcccttccccgccacaaagtcctgtccccccctcacccaaaatcacaagaaggaggggtgctagttgccgtgaaaactgtcactccaccccagcagagcgctcatgtaccaaacagctctcattccctaaagtatgagaattgcttcccttcctggctcacccgatcccaaatcccagtttcatcccccaactgtgtagttgagtattaaaaatagtttgctgttcattactgtttccgtcatgtttctttgcagaagactttgtgtgaaggtggggaggggtttgttaattgcataggacaggcaccattaacagggtacagacatgggggcaggatcaacagcaggtcacacacagagtgcagtcactaggtacccgggtcactgtgggaggtgtctgctgccccaggtcagtctgggaggtatatgctgccccagggtccgagcgcctggcatccacaaatggcaaggcaggctgcccgtaccatgcccttccaccctagccatgaacctctcccaTGCCCtgaaccccagccagagccatcatccccctacacctactcacccttcccacacacccctcaccccttcctgcaaacccaccccttcctgcacaccctcctgtaaccgtcctccccccagagaccgctgtaggagcaggagcctgtcagtcctcgagtgtagaagcggtctctacatcactgcacaccgtacccaccacagtctgcatccctgtttgaaccctttaacgcgaattcgttagtaaagaaaactttgtgaattaaaaatgttccaataactttatttttaaacatctgttggaagggggaaaacctggggaacggggtatgtaacctctgaaaaaagtgaatagtaactgaaacaggggcaggttcagcttctctgtaaagagactggacagtcataggttaccctgctctctgaggaacctagctttcaaagcctcccggatgcacagcgcttcccgctgggctcttctaatggcacgggtgtctggctgagcgtaatcagcagccaggcgatttgcctcaacctcccatcctgccataaaggtctcccccttgctctcacagagattgtggagcacacagcaagctgcaataacaatggggatattggtttcgctgagatccgagtgagtcagtaagctcctccatctccccttgagacgtccgaaagcacactccaccaccattctgcacttgctcagccggtagttgaagagctccttgtcactgtccagggcgcctgtatagggcttcatgagccagggcattagcgggtaggctgggtccccaaggattactgtaggcatctgcacatccccaacagttattttgtggtccgggaagaaactaccttcctgcaggcgtctaaacagaccagagttcctgaaaacacgtgcgtcattaaccttgcccggccacccgacgtagatgttggtaaaacgtcccctatggtccaccagtgcttgcag
The Mauremys reevesii isolate NIE-2019 linkage group 15, ASM1616193v1, whole genome shotgun sequence DNA segment above includes these coding regions:
- the LOC120383632 gene encoding olfactory receptor 10A7-like, with the protein product MADAEQGNQTSFTEFILLGFGSVPELQILLFLLFLVIYIVTVAGNILIVVLVVTDQHLHTPMYFFLGNLACLEICYTSTILPRMLASFLTGNKTISVGGCITQYYFVGFLAGTECYLLAVMSYDRYLAICKPLHYATLMNGSFCLQLAAGSWISALLASSTVILMMLQLTFCGPNEIDHFFCEFTQIINLCRNDIYQMELLITILSALFTLPPFALTGTSYVCIISTILRIPSTTGRQKAFSTCSSHLIVVTIFYGTLIIVYLLPKNNTLRDLNKVFSVFYTILTPIANPFIYSLRNKEVKEALRKKMPVNV